CTACGTTATTTGGTAATATTCTTTTGATACCAGTTGCGACGGCAGGAGCTCTACCATGGGAGGCTTCATGCATATCACAGTTAAAGTAATCATATGCTAAAACAGAACACCCTACTGGAGCTACCCCAATAGTCTTTCCTACAACCCCTAACTCCTCCAATACTTCTCCAACCAATCTATGGATAATACCATGGGTACATCCTGGACAATAGTGAAATTGTTTATCGGTTAAACCTTCTGTCTGCTTGAATACAACATTCATTATTTTCCACCCCCTAAAATATCCTTTACCTTCGCTACAATTGCCTCTGGTGTAGGAATCATTCCCCCAGCTCTACCGTAGAATTCTACAGGTAATCTACCTTCGTTGGCAATCTTGATGTCATCTATCATTTGTCCCATACTCATTTCTACACTTAATAAAGCTTTGGCTGTAGCAGGAATTTCTTTAAAGGCTTTATGGGGGAAAGGCCATAGGGTAATTGGCCTAATAAGTCCTACCTTGATACCTTCCTTTTCAAGGGCATCTACAGCATTTTTAACGATTCTCGCTGTAGTACCATAGGCAACCATCACTACTTCTGCATCCTCCATTTTGTACATTTCATATCTTACTTCTTTTTCTTCCATTTCTTTGTACTTTTTATCTAATTTGATGTTATGCTTTTCTAGTTCCTCAGGATCTAATGCTAGAGAGTTGATAATGTTTGGCTTCCTCTTCCCCTCAGTTCCTGTTGTAGCCCAATCCTTTACGGGTAGATCCCTTTTTGTAGCTGGTTCCTTAAACTCAACTGGTTCCATCATTTGACCAATCATACCATCCCCTACAACCATGACTGGATTTCTATAATAATCAGCTACATCAAAAGCTTCTATAACTAAATCCACTGCTTCCTGTAGGCTGGCAGGTGCATATACTAATACTCTATAGTCTCCGTTTCCGCCCCCTCGTGTGGACTGGAAATAGTCGGCTTGAGATGGTTGAATTCCTCCTAGACCTGGACCACCTCTACTAATGTTTACAATAACACATGGCAACTCAGCTCCAGCGATATAAGTGATACCTTCTTGTTTTAGTGCAATTCCTGGAGAAGAAGATGAAGTCATAACCCTTGCACCAGTTCCCGCTCCACCGTATACCATGTTGATAGCAGCTACTTCTGATTCCGCCTGTACAAATACTCCATCTACTTTAGGAAGCTCTTTAGACATAAATTCAGGTAACTCATTTTGTGGTGTAATAGGATAACCGAAGAAATATTTACATCCAGCCTTAATAGCAGCTGCTCCTATTGCTTCGTTTCCCTTCATTAATATTTTAGCCATTACGTTCCCTCCTCACAATTGATTATTCTACTAATCTCTCTCCACTTTGATTACTAGGTCTGGACAGATGGTTGCACAGTTGGCACATCCAATACATTTATCCATTTCCTCCACAGTTGCTGGATGATAGCCTTTTACATTGATTCTCTTTTTATCCATTTTTACAATTTTAACAGGACATACTGTTGTACACAGCTCACAGCCTTTACACCGGTCTTCATTAAATTCTACTCTTCCCTTTGCTTTTGCCATCGTTAAACCTCCTCAAGGATTTAGTAAGTTTACATCCAATCTTCCCTCATCATCATTTTAATGGGCATAATGGTCCCTTCAAGATGACTAGGAAGGTCCTTGGTTATTTCTTCAAGGACACTAATATATTTAATAGGAATATTTAACACATTTCCCACCTTTTCACATAGTTCCTGACCCTTTAAAACCTCTTCAACAGTTGTGTGTCTTAAGAGATGGGTATTATTGATTAGTCCCGTCACCTTTGCTCCTGATGCAGCTTCCATCCCCTCAATGTGTTGTAGGACACCTTCTACTGTTGTTGTTTCAAATCGGTTGGCATTAACAACACAAAACATATCGTAATCCTTATAATTCCAATATTCCTTATATCTTGCCAATGCCCTAGCTCCTACGGAGTCTCCACCTACATCTAATACGACATCATAGGTTTTATCCTGTAATGGTGCTAATACATCTCCTGTTACTGCAGGTAAATCGGACCCAGAGCCTTTAATATAGCTGGCTATTACTTTGATGCCTTGACCCTCTAATAAATCTTCCTTTTCTCTACTGCGAAAATAAGGATTTACAATATCTAAATCAGCTAATGCAACTTTTTTCCCTTCCTTAGCTAAATTAACAGCATAATTTACTGCAAATTCTGTCTTACCACTACCATAATGCCCGATAATAATTCGAATCCTATGATCCTTTAGCATGGTTATCACCTTTTTTACTGGTATAGTTTAGCTTCCTCTTCTTCTCTAAGAACCCTTAGGGCTCCTTCTGTAAGGGCAATCATTTCATCCTCCCCTGGATATACTAGCACTTCAGAGATAAAGGATACTTTTTCTTCAATCCATCCTGTGAAGATTTTATCGTAGGCAATACCACCGGTTAAGATAATGGCGTCTACCTTTCCCTTTAATACAGCACTACATCCTCCTATTTCCTTGGCTACCTGATAAGCCATAGCCTTATAGATAACTTCAGCCCTTTCATCCCCAGCTTCTATCATTTTTACTACTTCACGACCATCATTGGTACCTAGATAAGCAACTAAACCCCCTTGGCCTACTAGCTTCTTCTTAATTTCATCATGAGTATATTTACCTGAGAAACATAGCTTAGCAAAGTCTCCAGCAGGAAGACCTCCTGCTCTTTCTGGAGAGAAGGGTCCATCACCATCCAAGGCGTTGTTTACATCTATTACTTTACCTTTCTCATGGGCTCCTACAGAAATTCCTCCCCCTAGATGGGCTACGATAAAGTTAAAGTCTTGGTAGTCTCCACCTTTATCCTTAGCTGCCCTTCTAGCCACAGCCTTTTGGTTTAAGGCATGGAAGATACTTTTTCTTTCCAGCTCAGGCATTCCTGAAATTCTTGCAATGTCCTGAATTTCATCTACTACAACAGGATCTACGATGAAGGGAGGAATGTTTAGCTGACATGCGATTTCAAAGGCCAACACACCCCCTAAATTAGATGCATGCTGTCCCAAAACCCCTACCTTTAAATCCTCTAGCATTGCCTCATCTACCCGATAGGTTCCTCCAGCAATGGGCTTTAGTAACCCCCCTCTACCTACTACAGCCGCAAGCTTTGTGATGTTAATGCCTTTTTCATTAAGGGTATCAAGAATCACATTTTTTCTAAACTCATATTGATCAAACACTGTTTTATACTGACTTAACTCCTCTGTTGAATGTCTTAAAACCTCTTCAAATACTGGTTTTTCATTATCAAATATAGCAATTTTTGTAGATGTTGAACCAGGATTGATGGCT
This region of Natronincola ferrireducens genomic DNA includes:
- a CDS encoding 3-methyl-2-oxobutanoate dehydrogenase subunit VorB, with translation MAKILMKGNEAIGAAAIKAGCKYFFGYPITPQNELPEFMSKELPKVDGVFVQAESEVAAINMVYGGAGTGARVMTSSSSPGIALKQEGITYIAGAELPCVIVNISRGGPGLGGIQPSQADYFQSTRGGGNGDYRVLVYAPASLQEAVDLVIEAFDVADYYRNPVMVVGDGMIGQMMEPVEFKEPATKRDLPVKDWATTGTEGKRKPNIINSLALDPEELEKHNIKLDKKYKEMEEKEVRYEMYKMEDAEVVMVAYGTTARIVKNAVDALEKEGIKVGLIRPITLWPFPHKAFKEIPATAKALLSVEMSMGQMIDDIKIANEGRLPVEFYGRAGGMIPTPEAIVAKVKDILGGGK
- a CDS encoding 4Fe-4S dicluster domain-containing protein, whose amino-acid sequence is MAKAKGRVEFNEDRCKGCELCTTVCPVKIVKMDKKRINVKGYHPATVEEMDKCIGCANCATICPDLVIKVERD
- a CDS encoding nucleotide-binding protein produces the protein MLKDHRIRIIIGHYGSGKTEFAVNYAVNLAKEGKKVALADLDIVNPYFRSREKEDLLEGQGIKVIASYIKGSGSDLPAVTGDVLAPLQDKTYDVVLDVGGDSVGARALARYKEYWNYKDYDMFCVVNANRFETTTVEGVLQHIEGMEAASGAKVTGLINNTHLLRHTTVEEVLKGQELCEKVGNVLNIPIKYISVLEEITKDLPSHLEGTIMPIKMMMREDWM
- the buk gene encoding butyrate kinase — encoded protein: MSEVYRILAINPGSTSTKIAIFDNEKPVFEEVLRHSTEELSQYKTVFDQYEFRKNVILDTLNEKGINITKLAAVVGRGGLLKPIAGGTYRVDEAMLEDLKVGVLGQHASNLGGVLAFEIACQLNIPPFIVDPVVVDEIQDIARISGMPELERKSIFHALNQKAVARRAAKDKGGDYQDFNFIVAHLGGGISVGAHEKGKVIDVNNALDGDGPFSPERAGGLPAGDFAKLCFSGKYTHDEIKKKLVGQGGLVAYLGTNDGREVVKMIEAGDERAEVIYKAMAYQVAKEIGGCSAVLKGKVDAIILTGGIAYDKIFTGWIEEKVSFISEVLVYPGEDEMIALTEGALRVLREEEEAKLYQ